GTATGCTAATGTGGCAATGGCACATTTTATATATTGGAACACTTTGACTGTTTATAACAGCATACCAAAGCTTTTGTAGGTTGAGTGTAATCAACAATAACAGCAGTATTAAAAATGATCATTAATTCTCATATTGTACAACTAGAGTCCTCAGCCAACATACTTTTATGCTTCCACCTCTACTACTGCAAAGTCTTATTCATCACAAATTCAATAATGGATTTTGTGTCCTAATAGTACTCACTGGGTGTTTGTATTGCTACAATGTAAGATTGGATGCCCTAACTGGCATGTAATGAAGAAATCTAATTGTTGActgatctctccctctcagtcaaaatgtgtggtgctggaaaatcacagaagGTCAGGAAGCATTCAAGATGCATGAGAGTTGATgtctcaggcataagccctttattagGAATgtgcccacattcctgatgaagggcttatgcccaaagcattGTGTCTCctattcctcagatactgccttaccagctgtgcctttccaacatcacactttttatcgctgatctccagcatctgtggtcctcactttctcctgatcttTCACTCTATCCACTCTGGCTTGTGTTATAAAGAGTGGCTCGATAGTATGGGACTTCTTTCAGTGGAATGGAGGCGATTgaaggatgaccttacagaggttataaaatcataatgggcatagataaggtgaatcgGAAAGGTATTTTCCCGAGAATGAGTTAGTTCAAAACTGGGGGGGCAACTTTtacagtgagaggagaaagagttaaaagggacctgaggggcagctttttcagacagagggtgttcatatgtggaatgaacagtCAGATGAAGTgacagatgcaggtacagttaaaacatttaaaagatgtttagaCAGGCACATGAATGGTAAAGATTTCAGGGTTATACgtcaaatgcaagcaaatgggactggtttagtttgggaaatctggacggcatggatgggttggactgaggttctaattccatgctgtatgactgagtAAATATTGCAACTACTGTGTGTTTTATACTGAGCATTATACTGAAAGAGTTAAAATTAAGGTTTGCTTAATTAAATTCTGGTTATGTTCCCTGCCTTTGTCCGTCACACAACAGAATGTCTGGGTAAAAGTACTGGGTCCGCTTTCTGACTGTTCTTAGAGATGAGAGTTGCATTGCAGAAAGGCTGAGTTCACATAGAAGATaaaccatgatcatactgaatgcaGAGCAGGTCTAAAGTCCAAATAGTCCTTCCCTGATTATTATTATATTGCATTCTGTACTGTACAAACAGACAAACTAATTTCTGGCACACATCCAAAAGTAAGCTTTAATGATGCCCTTTAAAAATATGCATTGTAACAGTGAAGTTTAATTAACAGAATAAAACTAGTCTTTAAATTGTTACAAGAATATAAGAGGATTCTGATCCATGTCCCCAACTGTCTTTGACACATTGTTCATcaaataaacattaaaatgtaatAAGACCTAAACCAAATTCAATAATTCCTTTTCAATGGGAAAGTATTTTCTCCGGTGCATCTTGGGATTTTTTGGAAAGTAAACAAATGGCTGTTTAATTCCATGATCaccttcctgtagcagtacagctccaactcctatgttaCTCGCATCaattgcaactttgaagggtttcaaaaaatttggtgtagctaaaacgagTGAGGTGGTTCAAACTGCTTTTAAATTGTCAAATGTCTAATTGCATTGTTCTGACCACCGAAATGTTGTGTTCTCCCTCAGTTAGCAGGGCcactacgctgctgaagtttggaaagaACCTCCGGTAGAATCTACTTAGTCCCAAAACACAAAGCATACCTTTCTTCGAGGTTGATAGTGGTAATTCCTCGCtggccttcgtctttgtgttccttgGGGGGGTCAACCTTTCATGACCGATGTTAATGTTCCAAGAATGTCACCTATGTCTTTGCAAGTTCTGTTTTCCTTATgcttattaccagttttgcttcttgtaatctttcaaagagctttgccaactgtaccatgttaTCATTCCATGATTCATGAAAGACCATTACATCATCCAAGTAGACTGCACAGTTTCTTAACCcaaccacaactctgttcatgagtctttggtatgtggcatcactttgaattgatgtagcccatttagggttacaaacacagaaattactTTCTCTGGTAAAGATACCTGCCAATAACCATGCAATAACCatagcttgtccaactttctctataCAGTCGTTCAATCTTGGTATTGaatatgagtccgattttgttATGGTGTTGACACTGTCTGTATGCTTCtgataccaattcataagcactcaaaatagcctaTTGACATCTTCATAATTTCTTCACCCTACATCTGACAGCGTTGCAGAAacttcactagctctgcctaccagcttagtctgaattaGTATTACCCACAAGTCCTCTGATCTCTCCACCTGCCTAGCCATTttattcaaatgaaataaagaaagctTCGACATCTTCATCATCAAAATATGACAGTGCTTTAAAATATTGTATATATCACTATcttctctcttcatctccatcctgttagcTTGACTTTCCTGACAAAGTTGAaatgttcaaattctctctccttttccctttcttctctctctttctctttccttttcttctctctttctctttcctctccctGTCTTTGCTCAGCTCTgaaccttctctctttcttttttctctctttttatctttctctctccctttctctctccctttctttttcctttctctttctctctccctttctttatcttctaactctatTTTCCTCAACTATAATTTAGGTTTTTCTGACTCTACTGTACTTTGTTTCTCTAACACATCTAAGTGCTTGACTAACTCCCTcgcaatttcagctttacttttgcccctggttaaacccaattctaacctcttTGCTAATTCTCCAAGTATGGCCTTTAtctgtccttctaaactttcttggaaaatttgggaatcaCCTTTCAACCTCAGCACCTCGTTAGcatttttaagagccatttctgtCACTATTAATTttaccaaccacaagtaactaaAATTAAGCAAATTATCTCACtcaagttttatttaaagatctagaacACTAATtggcatgtatttatatctgctGGGATGTTGCCTACcctaaatctattcaaatctgtccaaatttcagactggatctgtctaaaccggTTCAAATCACAGACATGAGTCCTCAAACTGTTGTGACACAGCAATAAACCTTTCtgataattaaaccaaacacccagaaaactcACCTTTCCTCGTAATTTGTTCAAGTATGAGTGACATAGAGCTCCCAAATTCCACGACTTAAAGACAAAATATCAAATGTAATCTTTAACTCAAAAAGTCAAATTAAACAGCAACTATTCATAACTCTAAGCCTCCAATGTCTTAACTGCTTGTCATCTGCCTCCATTCCCACAACAATATACTTTTCCAATAGCCATCCATATTAAAATTACATCGAAGTAGTTTCAGAGGCACACAGTGGCTGTTGTTTCCATGTCCTACTTCCTCTAACGTTAGATGTCCCTGAGTCATCTTTGGTCTTTTGCTGCAAAGACGTTTTGTATGAAAaaagtacctttgatagagagtgctttGCTGGCAGTTACTCTGTCAGTGGCAGTTGGTctctgttagaaacgaaaatcgcttcttaataatcgctctagacaaattcaggaaaacaaagttttattagcaagtctgcagagtcgggcagccttctgagtaaaaggcgcgctgaggcttacaaagtttctcattatctacagtacaaatccctcccctccttggctctaacaagccatgaggttcacattcttaaaaacatcattattcttcgatttacacccttatcacaaagtctgcaacaaatgcctccagaccctccccttcctggctctaacgagccatgaggttcacattcttaaaaacatcattattctttgatttgcacccttatcacaaagtcttcagagtctccaaagttgtttctctcaccctgcagtattatcagtcaaggactcattcttccctgcctgtgttaatggtttcatcaatcaagggcctgtttgtttttactctgctcacaaattgtcagcattctgcacaatttaaactattctacttttgagtatacaaaatgttttagaaaagaaacaaaagttttgtcttttattatagatcagtctgtggtccaggcacatcttaaagtttaaaccgaaattacctctcacaattccacccttttctttctttaagatgtgcctgaccaatATAGCCCCCCCTcctcaagggcccgggaaatccttggtctttcgcagcaacatcactttaagttcacgtgtcccatgttgtggaaccaccactgcctggagtcgggaaatatttttctgaattaaaaactgaatacagggagttaggcagggTAATATGAGGAGAAGCATCAcacccccccaaccaccagcaacgccgtgcgccaccagctaccacctaggagaccatcccaccatccgatgccactaagaggacgccaagattgtactggcacatgggccaatttccgaatttcatcggaaattttcaaaaccgctttaccattatcgtcaatttctagacagcagttagtcaggttaaacttcccgtacacacgcccccctccgaggccaacagataatccaaggcaagtcggttttgatatatagcagccctcatctgatcctgctgtttagccagcagctccagggccagggcagtccggttagtaataacctctacgactgcttggagcctgataattcgattcaacatatagataggagtacggtatccccatgatccgtcctgtgcccatgtagctggcccgtagtatgcaataatccgggccggtggccactcatccccccaatcaccgacttggatatcccttggcgacctacggaGAGAGTCAAATAGTTTAATTCCCAAATTGTTGCCTTCCTtccggggtaataggaagaacgcaggtcgtattagacccaggaagcataccccagcccatcccatgggtagtttggagtatgcctgattaccgcatatccaaaataggccatctggagcaggccctccctgcctcacaacatcaTCCCACAGTTCCTTTaccccagggacgccctcataaggactaggaccactgcaattccagtaatcagtccccagctcgtcagaggaggaatcagtacgtaatggaacgcaatttccatgatcccggtttgcaatgtaccaagtaatatcctcaggccaccatactcgcgtggttgcatccaatacattctgacagggactaatccctacctccactgtccccttgccttcaatacGGAACCggccctcagggctgtttgtcagtctccacccctggctttttCTATCGTTGACACAGGTCCAAGTGGTTTGTAGCAACTCCCCtatgtctaagctttgaccagtccacggccattgttccgacatatgcggccccccacaaacccagcaattgctaacatttaaaacagtggctattctagaggtgagatcaataaacaggttttgtgtaacatcagggagttcaatctttccttctacctcttcgtataccgatggcactttagagagcacgaccgttccctgacggtcttgctctttccccaacccccgatcagtgatctgtatcttggtctccttgactctgtcaacctgtTCCCTGCGCAACACGGAGGATAGGTCCCACCTCCCAGTTTTGCTAATACACACCCAGCggtcatttatagggcatccatggattttgccaccgtatcctttattatatacctgataatagggtcttccaccctcccaacattcatggcgtgcactcacatcgtaacaccAATCGTCCACATAGGAATGGGACACAATGTTCCCGAGTAGATTCGAATCCCAAGTCTTACTGTAGgtcgacatttgtcacatcttccctcaccctcccccacatacaggagtaaactgatcaatatccccaccaatacagtccaagtagagttcattattgctgtcttttcagttttaccaccaacggcttgtccccttgctcgcatttccaagtgctttctccttcaggcggaacaggcccctttatccttgacgcgtggacccaccctttttctttcatccgaacagctgcttcagttgttaacagaaccaggaacggtccttcccaccgcggctggagcttttcggccttccaggtcttaacaagtacccaatctccgggctccaccttatgcaagaggaagtcgagcggcggagtgtgagccaggagacctttcctccggagttctcTTGGGCAAATTTGACCTCAGTGGGATCCCTCCTGCGCCACGTGGTGTACCACAGATTGAGGTCACCTTTGATATTGACGCAAATGGCATCTTGAATGTCTCTGCTGTGGACAAGAGCACTGGCAAAGAGAGCAAAATCACCATCACCAATAACAAGGGCAGGTTGAGTAAGGAGGAGATCGAGAGGATGGTGCAGGAAGCGGAGAGGTACAAAGGTCAGGATGATATGCAGCGTGAGAAAATTACAGCCAAGAATTCCCTGGAGTCGTACGCATTTAACATGAAGAGTTCAGTGGAGGAAGAGAAAACGAAAGGCAagatcagtgaggaagataagAACAAAGTCATCGAAAAGTGTAACCAGGCCATCTCCTGGCTGGAGGCAAACcaaacagcagagaaggaggactttgagcagcagttgaaagatttgaaaaaaaaatatgcAAGCCCATCATTGCCAAACTTTACCAGGGAGGTATGCCCGAAGGGCCATTCTCAGAACAAGTCAGAAAGGACCCTTCTGGTGGACCAACAATTGAAGAGGTTgattgaaactttaactctcttcaaagtaatatcattttcagttggtctctcttctccaccattccatccccccacctccctgaAATTGCAACAGTCCTTTAGAATTTCTCGGGGCTTCTGTAAACCCAGTTGATTTGGACATTTGCACAGTTAGGTAAATGATGGCCTACATTTCTGAAGTTTGGGTGTTTGAATGGTAGCAATTAAACGTGTCAATGGTGAATTTTTCTGCAAACTGTTTCCTGTATGTTTTATACATTGAGTAGTTTACACCCTTTTAGCTGCTAATGGAGTTCTTTCTCAGTTTTCTGCACACTACAAGAATGCACCGTATGATTCAGAAATTCAGTCAGTTGTCACTAATCCTGAGAAGTTATTGTTTAGACAGGTTATACTTACAGTTAAGCAAGGCAGCTATTCTTTCTGTCATGTAGTTGGAACAGTGTTCCCTTATAATAAATAGTATACAACAGAGATTCTATTTTCATACAGACCACAAGAAGGTGGTGTTATAACAATTGGCAGCCTTTGCAGACTTAATTTGTATGCAATTATTGGGGAAAGTaatcacaattaaatatctttggTGGAAAATGCATAACATCCGAGCAGTGGCTATCAATAATACAATTTCTCTCCGTGCACAACCAATTTTCAGATGATGTCCTTTGTGTTCTCCAAAAGCTTGTTTAACCATTTGAATCATTAAGTGGATAGGACCAATTTTCATGCATTGTGTGTCTGTTGCTGTCATAAATGTTTTTTTGTTTGCAGcaaaatttaagtttttttttgatacCTTCCAGACATTGATTCTCTCACAATCTTTTCCATTTTTATGACTTTTCTTTTaactctgtctgttttttttcccttggtTAATCATTCTTTGATATTCCCTTCCTGGAATCGTTTTTCCTCACTGAGGAAACTGGGAGTCATGAACTATTTTCATAAAAGTGTGCAGTTGTTCATTAGTTGTCTTTTCTATTAAACTTCTTTCTGAGTCCACTCCAGTTAACTCTGCACAATGCCTACCTTCTTCGAGTTTATAGCACAGTTGTTTTCAACCCAAGTTTCTTACTCTTAACATGAATGCTaacttctatcatattatggtcactgtaacctTTAGAGTTTATTTTTACTTTGTGATCATGTATTAAACCTTCCTCAGTATATATTATCAGACGCAAAATAGCTTGATTCCCATTTGGATGTAGAACATATGATTCTAGAAAAGTGTCCTTCTGACTTCCTTAGGCAActtgattttcccaatctacatgaaaattaaaatcaccagtGATAAATATACTGCCTGTTTTTTTACACACCTTATTTTCTCCCTGAACTATTCTGTCCCAAAGAAAGCTACTGTTGATGGGTCTGTGGACAACTCCCAGCAGCATCTTTACCCATTATTTTTATAAGCTCCCACTTATATGGATTTTACAACATATGTTTCCAAGATCATTTCCTGCTACTTATACTTATTCTATCTACAAataacaaaacataccccagcccatcccttaatcgccttagatcccttatttcccattgccgaggacttcgtaattttcccgtgataatctatcacaatttagccaattcccggaccttcagtcccgtgatcgcccaggttcctttgcaggcacccccggtctttggattcctgtgtcctacgtctctgtgacacagatcacaggcaccccgtaggtacacgttcctccgcaaacacggtctctgcaaaatccctcacaggccagccccggtctctagatacctgagtcctacgtctctgtagaaaaatccacaggcaccccgtaggtccccaggcgtccggaaacacggtccccgcaagtttttcttacctgggttcggtgcaccgaaattactcgatcgttaaccgtccccactgcctcggctacacccctcctttgttttcctgagcctcccagatatcactcgctcaagccgcgcggggcgacaagcaaggaatcagggactgctgaaatcagcagggtgcaccttctccgatgtccttcctcagcttcccccgcggccggagtgttgatcccggacgacgagcccccaagttgttagaaacgaaaatcgcttcttaataatcgctctagacaaattcaggaaaacaaagttttattagcaagtctgcagagtcgggcagccttctgagtaaaaggcgcgctgaggcttacaaagtttctcattatatacagtacaaatccctcccctccttggctctaacaagccatgaggttcacattcttaaaaacatcattattcttcgatttacacccttatcacaaagtctgcaacaaatgcctccagaccctccccttcctggctctaacgagccatgaggttcacattcttaaaaacatcattattctttgatttgcacccttatcacaaagtcttcagagtctccaaagttgtttctctcaccctgcagtattatcagtcaaggactcattcttccctgcctgtgttaatggtttcatcaatcaagggcctgtttgtttttactctgctcacaaattgtcagcattctgcacaatttaaactattctacttttgagtatacaaaatgttttagaaaagaaacaaaagttttgtcttttattatagatcagtctgtggtccaggcacatcttaaagtttaaaccgaaattacctctcacagtctctctggcAAACTTTCAAAATGCCTACTTCTGCATACTGCAAACATCGGATCGTCCCATTGGTTTGGTGTTGGCAAAACAGTAAATtcaaaataaattgtgttttagaTCCTGgcacataatttaaactgattgctaTGTTGACAACCATGCAAATTTAACCAACGAAAACTCAGGTATTTCTTCCACAGCGagatgttacatattttcaattttccagtcctcactGAGACAGGTACCTGCAAGCTCTCAGTACAGTACAGTACTGATGTGCACGGTACAGTatacgccttcaacttcataacatcttccAAACGAACTACAGAAATTTGCCAAAACTCTTGAGACACCACCTTCTAAATCACGAACCACGTCCATCGACaagagaaggtgggaaaaaaaCATCAGAACACTACCACTGCCAACGTCACTTCCCATTCACTGACTGCCCTGATGTGGAAATACACTTCCCTTCTGTGACCTCACTGTTGAGGtttgaaacaggaaaggagagatcaccctTTTAGGAGTTTTCTTttggcctctgaatagttccagggatgtagatAGGACAGCAAAAATAATTCTGGGcgggagggagagtaagatggTAGTTGTTATGGGTGCATTTAACTTTCAGAagattgactggaaatgctatagtttgagtactttagatgggtcagtatttgtccaatgtgtgcaggatggtttcctgacacaatatgtagacagacaacaaggggcgaggccatattggatttggtactgggtaatgagcacttggtgatagtgaccacaattcagttatgtttactttagtgatgaaaAGGGATatgtatataccacagggcaagagttataactgGGGAAAAGTCAATTATGAtgtaattaggcaagatttatgatgtagaagatggggaaggaaactgcagggaatgggcacaactgaaatgtagagcttattcagggaacagctactgcgtacccttgataagtatgtacctgtcaggcagggaagcaAGGGAGCTGTGATTTACAAAAGAACTTCaatttcttgtcaagaggaatAAGGATGCTATGtaaggatgagacgtgaaggctcagttagggtgcttgaaagttccaagttagccaggaaagatctaaagagtgggttaagaagagccaggaggggacatgagaagtcattggcaggtaggatcaaggaaaacccgaaaggtttctataggtatgtcagaaataaaagcaTGATTGGAGGAGGAAGTGGTAGCCTagcggtattatcactggactgttcaaCCAAAGAtctagataatgttctgggacctgggttcgaattccGCTGTGGCAGATAGTTGAATCCAAATTCAATGGATATCTGGAATCTACTGACTACTATAAATCCATTACCAATTGTCAGAAAATACCCAATCAGGTTCACAAACATCCtttgggaaggaaatttgccatcctccttacctggtctggcctccatgtgactccagatcgaaAACAaagtgattgactctcaactgttctctgggcaattagggataggcaataaatgctgccatagccagtgacaccct
Above is a genomic segment from Chiloscyllium punctatum isolate Juve2018m chromosome 23, sChiPun1.3, whole genome shotgun sequence containing:
- the LOC140494053 gene encoding endogenous retrovirus group 3 member 1 Env polyprotein-like codes for the protein MSTYSKTWDSNLLGNIVSHSYVDDWCYDVSARHECWEGGRPYYQVYNKGYGGKIHGCPINDRWVCISKTGRWDLSSVLRREQVDRVKETKIQITDRGLGKEQDRQGTVVLSKVPSVYEEVEGKIELPDVTQNLFIDLTSRIATVLNVSNCWVCGGPHMSEQWPWTGQSLDIGELLQTTWTCVNDRKSQGWRLTNSPEGRFRIEGKGTVEVGISPCQNVLDATTRVWWPEDITWYIANRDHGNCVPLRTDSSSDELGTDYWNCSGPSPYEGVPGVKELWDDVVRQGGPAPDGLFWICGNQAYSKLPMGWAGVCFLGLIRPAFFLLPRKEGNNLGIKLFDSLRRSPRDIQVGDWGDEWPPARIIAYYGPATWAQDGSWGYRTPIYMLNRIIRLQAVVEVITNRTALALELLAKQQDQMRAAIYQNRLALDYLLASEGGVCTGSLT